The genomic interval TGTTCCTTATGAAGCTGTTGAAAAGCTCATTGCAGAAAAGCCTGAAATTGCAGGGATAGCCCTGCCGGGGATGCCGTCAGGAGCGCCAGGGATGCCAGGATCCAAAAGAGAGCCCTTTGTTGTCTATGCGATCCATAAAGACGGCTCCACGACAGAGTTTATGAGGATCTGAGATGGGCTTTCGCAAGAGCCTTGTCCTGCTCCCCAGCCTTGCCCTCTTGGCCAAGAGTATCCATGCGCACTGCCCCTTATGCACAGTAGGGGCAGCTGCGGCAGCAGGGGGAGCTGCCTATATGGGCGTCAGCACATCAGTCGTAGGCCTGTTCATAGGAGCATTTGGGGTTTCCACAGGGTGGTGGGTTTCGAATCTTCTTAAAAAAAAGTTTATTCCATTCCAGAAGATTGTGCTAATCCTTGTTTCATACATTGCAACAGTGCTGCCAATCCTTCCCCTGATGCCTGGCTTTTATCCACTGCTTATTTCTTTTTCTGGTGATTACGGCTCCTTGCTGAACAGGACGTATCTCATAAATCTCTTCTTTGCTGGAAGCCTCTTGGGCGGAGCTATTGTTTGCATCACGCCCTTGCTGAGCAGGAGGATTGCTGCATGGCGCGGCAGGATGCTTCCTTTCCAAGGGATTGCGCTTACCCTGCTGCTCCTTGTGATAGCAGCCCTGGTTTTGGGAGTGGTAAGCTGATGGCGCAGGACGAAGTACAGCAATGGCTCACCAAAGCCCAGGAGGTAAGGAAAGGCCAGCTTGATCTCTCAAAGGATGAAGACCTCAGCATCGCACTGATGAACCTCATAAGCCTTGAGGAGCACTTCTATTTCACAGCCATGAAGACCAGCAACCAGAAATATATTGACATGCTCCAGTCAGTTCGTGAGCTGCGCATCAGGCTTCTCAAGAAGATGGTCACAAAGCCTGAAGGCGAGGAATGGTGCATCAGCAAGCACCTGCTCGCAGCAAGCATGCGCCTGATCGAGGTCGGCACCAAAGAGCTTTCCAAGGACAGGAAGGAGGCTGAGTCGTACTTCGCATCAGCCTTTGATCTTTACTCCCTCTTCTTCGCAATCAACCTCAAGATGATTGGGGTCCAGAAGCTTGAGGATTCCAAAAAGCCCGAGGAGCGGGGCTCAAACCGCATGATGAGGGGATTCTCGGCAATGGTAAAGAAGATTGTCGACTGCTGCAAGGAGTGGTAAAGGATCATACGGGCTGCCGCCAATTTTGCGAGGCTCAATAAGCAAAGATCATCACAAGCGGAGGGGGATGCCCCATCAGGGGTGGTGCCGCTCTTCGCTGAAGACGTGAAGAGCCGGCGGCAGCCTGAATTCCAGATTCATAAGCTTTAAATACCGAGCATGATTCAACATTCATATGATTTGCAAGTCATATGAAACATTTTTCCGGACTCTTGCTGACAAGAGCAAGCTTGAGATCATCAATCTGCTCAGCAAGGGGCCGAAGAGAGTGAATGAGCTCAGCCAGGGGCTTGGCTTCGAGCAGAGCAGGGTCAGCCATAACCTCAAGGCGCTGCGCGAGCGTGGATTTGTGAGCGTTAAACGCCAGGGCAAGGCGATGGTCTACTCGCTGGACAAGAGGTATATTGTCCCGATCCTCAAATTGATTGACAAGCACGTGGATCAGTATTACAGGCACTACTGCAAATGCAGGGGAGTACGATGGAGACAGCAAGCATAACAACCCGCTATGGTTACAGGAAGAAACTGGGGATAGCGTATCAGGCAGCAGTCAAACGTGCTCGTGAAGAGCTGCAGAAGCAGGGCTTCGGTGTTTTGACAGAGATAGATGTCAAGGAAACATTGAAGAAAAAGCTTGGAGTTGAGTTTGGCAACTACATCATCTTGGGAGCATGCAACCCGCCATTCGCATATGAAGCCCTGAAATCTGAGCAGGAGATCGGCCTGATGATGCCCTGCAACGTCATTGTGTATGAAAAACAGGGCAAGGTCTATGTTTCTGCAGTGCTGCCGACAGCAGCGATGAGCATGATTGAGAATCCAAAGCTTATGAAGATAGCTCAGGAAGCTGAGATGAAGCTTAAGGCTGTAGTAGATGGAATATAAAAGTAAAAATGACAGTCAAACAAAAGGCAATGCCTGGAGGTGGCTCATGTTTGGGCTATTTAAGAAAAAGGATCCTGTCTGCGGGATGAAGAAAGAAGAAGGCAAGGGGCTGATGGATGGAGGCAATTGGTTTTGCTCAGAGTCTTGCAGGAAGGAGTTCAAAGAGCAGGAAAAGGAGCATCACAA from Candidatus Nanoarchaeia archaeon carries:
- a CDS encoding metalloregulator ArsR/SmtB family transcription factor yields the protein MICKSYETFFRTLADKSKLEIINLLSKGPKRVNELSQGLGFEQSRVSHNLKALRERGFVSVKRQGKAMVYSLDKRYIVPILKLIDKHVDQYYRHYCKCRGVRWRQQA
- a CDS encoding DUF302 domain-containing protein — translated: METASITTRYGYRKKLGIAYQAAVKRAREELQKQGFGVLTEIDVKETLKKKLGVEFGNYIILGACNPPFAYEALKSEQEIGLMMPCNVIVYEKQGKVYVSAVLPTAAMSMIENPKLMKIAQEAEMKLKAVVDGI